In the Candidatus Electrothrix sp. GW3-4 genome, one interval contains:
- a CDS encoding shikimate kinase: protein MADNIILIGFMGVGKGRTARALASQTGRFAVDTDDLLESMVNKKIRNIFANQGEAGFRQLEQKVADWLEYYVRGTIVSTGGGFLKVRNLNRLGRVIYLHSTVEDIYHSICNHPNVKKKIKKRPLLTDLKQAEKLFRERLPLYRKLADIEISVKGKTSLERAEEIASYLRD from the coding sequence ATGGCTGATAATATTATCCTGATCGGTTTCATGGGGGTGGGCAAAGGGAGAACAGCACGGGCCCTTGCCAGCCAAACCGGTCGTTTTGCTGTGGATACTGATGACCTGCTTGAAAGCATGGTCAATAAAAAGATAAGAAATATTTTTGCCAATCAGGGGGAGGCCGGGTTCCGTCAACTGGAACAGAAGGTGGCAGATTGGTTGGAATATTATGTCCGCGGAACCATCGTGTCCACTGGTGGCGGTTTTTTAAAGGTCAGGAATTTGAACAGATTAGGGAGGGTTATTTACCTGCATTCCACGGTGGAAGATATCTATCATTCCATATGTAATCACCCAAATGTAAAAAAGAAAATAAAAAAACGCCCCCTCCTGACGGATCTGAAACAGGCTGAAAAACTCTTTAGGGAGCGCCTGCCTCTGTACCGTAAGCTGGCAGATATAGAAATATCGGTCAAGGGAAAGACAAGTTTAGAGCGTGCCGAAGAGATAGCCAGTTATTTGCGCGACTGA
- a CDS encoding M20 family metallopeptidase: MTEEQEQRILGIRRRLHRHPELAFQEKKTSALIERELTRLRIPYRAGLAGGTGIRAELGKGSGPCVALRADMDALPVIEETGLEFASQQPGVMHACGHDGHTAMLLGAAELLFQHTALDEMGGRVVLLFQPAEEAGTGAAAMIADNCLQDVEMIFCGHIDTHNSLGHFAVDQGVICSYADPFLINICGQGGHAARPHEAIDAVVVGASLVLNIQTMVSRMINPAHPGVITVGRIAAGSVHNVIAGKAVLEGTIRSTHPDTRGQIIRRMEGVVRGLEEMCNAEINFSLQQGLPAVVNDPASCALARQAALEVVGIDRVISQGVPSLGGEDFSFYQQKIPGTMVRFGAARDPHVGPSHSGAFDFDEKVLPCGSRWLATVAVHALRYLQQS, translated from the coding sequence GTGACTGAGGAGCAGGAACAGCGAATCCTGGGAATCCGCCGCAGGCTGCATCGACACCCCGAGCTCGCCTTTCAGGAAAAAAAGACATCCGCCCTGATTGAGAGGGAGCTTACAAGATTAAGGATACCCTACAGAGCAGGATTGGCTGGTGGAACCGGCATCAGGGCGGAACTGGGAAAAGGGTCAGGGCCCTGTGTGGCCCTGCGGGCTGATATGGATGCCCTGCCCGTTATTGAAGAAACCGGTCTTGAGTTTGCCTCTCAGCAGCCTGGAGTGATGCATGCCTGTGGACATGATGGGCATACGGCCATGTTGCTCGGCGCAGCAGAGTTGCTTTTTCAACATACTGCCCTTGATGAGATGGGGGGCAGGGTGGTGCTTCTTTTTCAGCCAGCAGAAGAGGCAGGAACTGGGGCTGCTGCTATGATTGCCGATAACTGCCTTCAGGATGTGGAGATGATTTTCTGCGGTCATATTGACACCCATAATTCACTCGGACATTTTGCTGTTGATCAGGGGGTTATCTGCTCCTATGCTGATCCCTTTCTCATTAACATCTGCGGCCAAGGTGGGCATGCAGCCAGACCCCATGAAGCCATTGATGCGGTTGTGGTTGGTGCGAGTCTGGTGCTGAATATCCAGACCATGGTATCCCGCATGATTAATCCTGCACATCCAGGAGTGATCACCGTTGGGCGGATCGCAGCAGGATCCGTGCATAATGTCATAGCTGGTAAGGCTGTGCTTGAGGGAACGATCCGCAGCACCCATCCAGACACTAGGGGGCAAATTATCAGGAGAATGGAGGGCGTGGTACGCGGGCTTGAGGAAATGTGCAATGCAGAGATCAATTTTAGTCTCCAGCAGGGGTTACCCGCTGTGGTGAATGATCCTGCTTCCTGCGCTCTTGCCCGACAGGCGGCCCTGGAGGTGGTGGGGATTGATCGGGTTATTTCTCAGGGGGTTCCCAGTCTTGGCGGGGAAGATTTCTCTTTTTATCAGCAGAAAATTCCTGGAACTATGGTTCGCTTTGGAGCAGCAAGAGATCCCCATGTCGGTCCTTCCCATTCTGGAGCCTTTGATTTTGACGAAAAGGTGTTACCCTGCGGAAGCCGATGGCTGGCCACGGTTGCCGTTCATGCCTTGCGATACCTGCAGCAATCGTGA
- a CDS encoding KamA family radical SAM protein → MQSIPSSNLPINLSMTDWQNQLKNSITSPEKLSQILHCKQAEVAAVSSRYPLRISPYYLEVIKQAGKPLFRQAVPDIRELDDPQGMVDPLAEETLSPVPNLVHKYPDRALFLVSSQCAMYCRFCTRKRKVGKASMQITQKTLAAGLEYLRSTPQIREVLISGGDPLLLSDQEIEEILQQLQKIEHIKVIRIGTRTPCTLPMRITPDLVNMLKKYHPLYINTHFNHPAEITQEAAQACTLLADAGIPLGCQTVLLKGVNDSLPVIKELLYRLLEIRVRPYYLMQADLTEGTAHFRTDIKTGLTIMRGLIGSVSGMAAPTYILDAPEGRGKIPLTPDYILSHQEDKLEFTNYEGIPCTYPLP, encoded by the coding sequence ATGCAGAGTATTCCTTCAAGCAATCTCCCTATCAATCTCTCTATGACAGACTGGCAAAATCAGCTCAAAAATTCTATAACCAGCCCTGAGAAACTCTCCCAAATACTTCACTGCAAGCAGGCTGAGGTGGCAGCGGTGAGCTCTCGCTATCCCTTGCGAATTTCTCCCTATTACCTTGAGGTCATCAAGCAAGCCGGAAAACCGCTCTTTCGTCAGGCAGTACCTGATATCCGGGAGCTGGATGATCCCCAGGGCATGGTTGACCCACTTGCTGAAGAGACTCTCAGCCCTGTCCCAAATCTGGTGCATAAATATCCTGACCGCGCCCTCTTCCTTGTGAGCAGCCAATGCGCTATGTACTGTCGATTTTGTACCCGTAAACGCAAGGTGGGGAAGGCGAGCATGCAGATTACGCAAAAAACGCTTGCTGCTGGCCTGGAATACCTCCGTAGCACACCTCAAATTCGTGAGGTCCTGATATCAGGTGGGGATCCTCTGTTACTTTCTGACCAAGAAATTGAAGAAATCCTCCAGCAACTCCAAAAAATTGAGCATATCAAGGTCATTCGTATCGGCACCAGAACGCCATGCACCCTTCCCATGCGTATTACACCGGACTTGGTAAATATGCTGAAGAAATATCACCCCCTCTACATCAACACTCATTTTAATCATCCGGCAGAGATTACCCAAGAAGCGGCCCAGGCCTGTACCTTATTAGCAGACGCTGGCATCCCCTTGGGTTGCCAGACAGTGCTTCTCAAAGGGGTCAATGACTCCTTGCCCGTGATCAAGGAACTCCTCTATCGGCTTTTAGAGATCAGAGTCCGGCCCTATTATCTCATGCAGGCGGATTTGACCGAAGGAACGGCCCATTTTCGTACTGATATCAAGACAGGGCTCACGATTATGCGCGGTCTTATAGGCAGTGTCTCGGGAATGGCCGCACCAACCTATATCCTTGACGCCCCTGAGGGCAGGGGCAAGATCCCCCTCACTCCCGATTACATCCTCTCGCATCAGGAGGACAAACTGGAATTCACCAACTATGAGGGTATTCCCTGCACCTACCCCCTGCCCTGA
- a CDS encoding AMP-binding protein, with translation MSKKNNENSPDIFFPVKEYREKGRATHLNALIDTICEKYKELPAVGIALEGSVSYQEFHDRILLLAALLRQAGVGPGDRVALLAESSPAWGIVYFAIIRLGAVCVPILPELPEEDVEHILTEMACETIFTTRSQIKKISIHQQLNRLITLDDHQDSALPLEVITFSELLSQARNIFTDMLQAGELQFPEPTPDQPASIMYTSGTSGFSKAVILSHKNFCANAYATDEAITLFPGVVFLSLLPLSHAYEFTTGFLMPLIKGASVLYVGKVPTPSVLEKICRQERPHALLVVPLIIEKIYKKQIVPALEGNALLSLVSKVSLGRRWFFPQIGARLHQFFGGRLVIMGMGGAALNPEVELFLRDAGFPFLVGYGLSEAAPLISGGPYEDSSILPGSVGKPVLGVEVRIAEPSPKTGIGEILVRGPNIMQGYWQNPQATEEVLAEDGWLRTGDLGCMDAQGNLCICGRSKSVIVRSNGENVYPEAIEHRLNSCFFVLDSLVIDNGSVLEAWLHLDYDLLAKRIGRKDKHDKCDRQYWQEHILLELEQLRKNVNKRLATASRLSAAFEHKSPFVKTATHKIKRYLYTAESLRKGACSQV, from the coding sequence ATGTCTAAAAAAAACAACGAGAACAGCCCAGATATTTTCTTTCCGGTCAAGGAGTATCGGGAAAAAGGGCGAGCCACTCATCTCAATGCCTTAATCGATACAATCTGTGAAAAATATAAAGAGTTACCAGCTGTTGGTATAGCCTTAGAAGGTTCTGTCAGTTATCAGGAATTTCATGATCGTATTCTCCTGCTTGCTGCTCTGCTCCGGCAAGCAGGAGTTGGTCCTGGTGATCGGGTTGCTCTCCTGGCAGAAAGCTCTCCGGCTTGGGGAATAGTCTATTTTGCCATTATTCGCTTGGGCGCAGTCTGCGTGCCCATACTTCCTGAGCTGCCAGAGGAGGATGTCGAGCATATTCTTACTGAAATGGCGTGTGAAACCATCTTTACTACGCGTTCGCAGATCAAGAAAATTAGCATCCACCAGCAGCTTAACCGGCTCATCACACTGGATGATCATCAGGACAGCGCTCTCCCTCTTGAGGTAATAACCTTTTCAGAACTTCTTTCTCAGGCCCGGAATATATTTACAGATATGCTGCAGGCCGGAGAGCTGCAATTTCCTGAGCCAACACCGGATCAGCCAGCCTCTATTATGTATACCTCGGGAACTTCTGGTTTTTCTAAAGCAGTGATCCTCAGTCATAAGAATTTTTGTGCCAATGCCTATGCCACGGATGAGGCGATAACGCTTTTCCCTGGTGTCGTATTTCTTTCTCTTCTCCCGCTCTCGCATGCTTACGAGTTTACCACAGGCTTTCTTATGCCTCTGATTAAGGGGGCATCTGTTCTCTATGTCGGCAAGGTCCCTACCCCATCAGTATTAGAAAAGATTTGCAGGCAGGAACGGCCCCATGCCCTGCTGGTTGTCCCATTGATCATTGAGAAAATTTATAAAAAACAGATCGTTCCTGCGCTTGAAGGCAATGCGCTCCTCTCTCTTGTAAGCAAAGTTTCTCTTGGGAGAAGATGGTTTTTTCCTCAGATTGGCGCAAGGCTGCACCAGTTCTTTGGTGGACGTCTCGTCATAATGGGAATGGGTGGGGCTGCCCTGAACCCTGAGGTTGAGCTCTTTCTTCGCGATGCTGGCTTTCCTTTTCTTGTGGGATACGGACTCAGTGAGGCTGCGCCACTGATTTCAGGAGGTCCGTACGAGGATAGCAGTATCCTGCCAGGTTCTGTGGGCAAACCCGTACTTGGCGTTGAAGTGCGTATTGCCGAGCCAAGTCCCAAAACCGGCATAGGTGAGATTCTTGTCCGTGGGCCGAATATCATGCAGGGATATTGGCAAAATCCACAGGCAACAGAGGAAGTACTGGCTGAGGACGGTTGGTTGCGTACCGGTGATCTTGGCTGTATGGATGCACAGGGCAATCTTTGTATTTGTGGGCGCTCAAAATCTGTTATTGTTCGTTCAAACGGGGAAAATGTATATCCTGAGGCTATTGAGCACAGGTTGAATAGCTGTTTTTTTGTCCTTGATTCCTTAGTGATTGATAATGGTTCTGTGCTGGAGGCTTGGCTTCATTTGGATTATGATCTCCTTGCTAAGCGGATCGGAAGAAAAGACAAGCACGACAAATGCGACAGGCAGTACTGGCAGGAACATATTCTGTTGGAGCTTGAGCAGCTCAGAAAAAATGTTAATAAACGACTTGCCACTGCGTCGAGGCTGAGTGCTGCTTTTGAGCATAAGAGCCCCTTTGTGAAAACAGCTACCCATAAAATCAAAAGGTATCTCTATACCGCAGAGAGCCTACGAAAAGGGGCCTGTTCGCAGGTCTGA
- a CDS encoding DUF3524 domain-containing protein, protein MDNESQHILLLEPYYGGSHKAFLVGLQQQLACRFTLLSLSPRKWKMRMQLAAPWFAERILTMITQGICFDGILTSTFLDVAVLRSLLAAQGIRLPLAIYFHENQFSYPGQVHDPGILQFIAINFTSALCADRLAFNSRYNQETFLAGVRLFLKKSTDMELRHLEEQIQAKSVILYPGIDFGKIDALFEETEIPAAARRQQKEKKSAPVIVWNHRWEHDKDPETFFHTLFTLAEDYFFKIIVLGQHFRSQPKIFALARTVFQDRVLHFGYVKSREEYARLLIQGDFIVSTARHEFFGISVLEGVRAGCRPVVPDRLSYRELFPQEYRYAEGELGGHLCQLLAAPCSLTKVEARRLTEAYSWPVLGGNYQEWLQFRRVTPPSTLD, encoded by the coding sequence ATGGATAACGAGTCACAGCATATCCTTCTGCTGGAACCGTATTATGGAGGCTCTCATAAGGCCTTTTTGGTCGGGTTACAGCAGCAGCTTGCTTGTCGTTTCACCCTGCTCTCGCTTTCTCCGAGAAAATGGAAGATGCGGATGCAGCTGGCTGCACCCTGGTTTGCTGAACGGATTCTCACGATGATTACGCAGGGGATCTGCTTTGATGGCATCCTGACCTCCACCTTTCTCGATGTTGCCGTGTTGCGCAGTCTCTTGGCCGCCCAGGGAATACGTCTTCCGCTGGCGATATATTTTCATGAGAATCAGTTCAGTTACCCTGGCCAGGTGCATGATCCTGGCATATTGCAGTTCATCGCCATTAATTTCACCTCAGCCCTGTGCGCGGATCGCCTTGCCTTTAACAGCCGCTATAATCAGGAGACCTTTCTTGCAGGGGTTCGTCTCTTTCTGAAAAAGTCAACAGACATGGAGCTGCGCCATCTTGAAGAACAGATTCAGGCAAAGTCCGTTATCCTGTATCCTGGCATTGATTTTGGGAAGATTGATGCCCTGTTCGAGGAAACGGAAATACCGGCAGCAGCCCGTAGGCAACAGAAGGAAAAAAAGAGCGCGCCTGTTATTGTTTGGAATCATCGTTGGGAACATGATAAAGACCCTGAGACGTTTTTCCATACCCTGTTTACCCTGGCTGAAGACTATTTTTTTAAGATTATTGTTCTTGGCCAGCATTTCCGCTCCCAACCAAAGATCTTTGCCCTGGCCAGAACAGTTTTTCAGGACAGGGTACTCCACTTTGGCTATGTGAAAAGCCGGGAGGAATATGCCCGTCTGCTCATCCAGGGTGATTTTATTGTATCAACGGCCCGCCACGAGTTTTTCGGGATCTCAGTGTTAGAGGGCGTGCGGGCTGGTTGCCGTCCTGTGGTGCCGGATCGTCTTTCTTACAGAGAGCTTTTTCCACAAGAATACAGGTATGCGGAAGGTGAATTGGGAGGGCATCTCTGTCAATTATTGGCAGCACCTTGCTCGTTGACCAAGGTAGAGGCAAGGAGGTTAACAGAAGCGTATAGTTGGCCAGTGCTTGGGGGGAACTATCAGGAATGGCTGCAATTCAGGAGGGTGACGCCCCCTTCAACCCTGGACTAA
- a CDS encoding ElyC/SanA/YdcF family protein — MIEFVRFLVPFLAPLPIGVVCIFLALFFLLFRLRKLATFSLLITLCLFLVLGYGLPARQQLEELERRYPPLDIEKIAETEQRQIRFVVVLGSSNTTDPALPESNQLDTASLYRLVEGIRLQRQLPQTFLILSGGANQDPRANAAVAGRVAESLGMDSGRLVIEERPHDTAEEAKMLQPMLKDMPFILVTSAAHMERAMKLFKEAGTRPLAAPTDFLIKDNNQLVSSSFVPTCENLGLSQRMIYEWAAQVWNSINRLIP; from the coding sequence ATGATTGAATTTGTTCGTTTTTTGGTGCCTTTTCTCGCGCCGTTACCCATAGGTGTGGTCTGTATTTTTTTGGCACTGTTTTTTTTACTTTTTCGTTTACGCAAGCTGGCCACTTTCTCTTTGCTGATAACGCTCTGCCTTTTTCTTGTCCTTGGTTATGGCCTGCCTGCGCGTCAGCAGTTAGAAGAGCTTGAGAGAAGATATCCTCCATTGGATATCGAAAAAATAGCCGAGACAGAGCAACGGCAAATTCGCTTTGTTGTCGTCCTTGGGAGTTCAAATACCACCGATCCTGCACTGCCAGAAAGCAATCAACTGGATACCGCGTCGTTATACCGCTTGGTTGAGGGGATTCGTCTGCAACGGCAGCTTCCACAAACCTTTCTTATTCTCAGCGGCGGGGCAAATCAAGACCCCCGGGCAAATGCAGCCGTGGCAGGCAGGGTCGCTGAATCATTAGGTATGGATAGCGGACGACTGGTCATTGAGGAACGTCCCCATGATACTGCAGAAGAGGCCAAAATGCTGCAGCCTATGCTCAAAGATATGCCCTTTATTTTAGTGACCTCTGCTGCGCATATGGAACGAGCTATGAAATTGTTCAAAGAGGCTGGTACGCGTCCTCTTGCGGCACCAACAGACTTTCTTATCAAAGATAATAATCAGCTGGTCTCATCCTCCTTTGTGCCCACCTGCGAGAATCTGGGCCTTTCACAGCGAATGATTTATGAATGGGCAGCTCAGGTTTGGAATTCGATCAACCGATTGATTCCGTGA
- a CDS encoding HD domain-containing phosphohydrolase, whose translation MRSSPNKPLVFVVDDVPENIQIALSHLKGLGLEFAYATSGEQALARIQQRTPDLILMDVMMPGMDGFTTMQELCKLPETQSIPVIFLTARSEPEDVVRGFELGGVDYITKPFHGVELRSRVRNHLELHSYRVSLEQKVLARTRETTLLKDITILAMGELAEHRDTNTGGHINRTRFFVKKLAEALFERRKFTDILTQEYIVLLYKTAPLHDIGKVAIRDSILLKEGRLSAEEFAEMKKHTIYGEEVIDKLAKMAGEPMAFLECARDMVGSHHERYDGSGYPRALKGEDIPLAGRIMAVADVYDALRTSRSYKKALGHEEAMYIMATEEGRERHFDPDVYDAFLAVELEFARIAEEHSAGIK comes from the coding sequence ATGAGGAGCTCACCGAACAAACCTCTGGTTTTTGTTGTTGATGATGTTCCTGAAAACATCCAGATAGCTCTCTCTCACTTAAAGGGGCTGGGGCTTGAATTCGCGTATGCTACTTCCGGCGAGCAGGCCTTAGCCAGGATTCAACAACGAACTCCTGATCTCATCCTCATGGACGTTATGATGCCAGGGATGGATGGTTTTACAACCATGCAGGAACTATGTAAGTTGCCTGAAACGCAATCGATTCCCGTTATTTTCCTCACCGCAAGATCGGAACCCGAAGATGTGGTCAGGGGCTTTGAGCTTGGTGGAGTTGATTATATCACCAAGCCCTTTCACGGGGTTGAATTGCGTTCTCGAGTACGTAACCATCTTGAGCTGCACAGTTACCGGGTGAGTTTAGAGCAGAAAGTGCTTGCCCGAACCAGAGAGACGACCCTCCTGAAAGATATCACTATATTAGCCATGGGTGAATTGGCTGAACATCGGGATACCAATACAGGTGGCCATATCAACCGTACCCGTTTTTTTGTCAAGAAATTGGCAGAAGCCCTGTTTGAGAGGAGAAAATTTACCGATATCCTCACCCAGGAGTATATTGTTCTTCTTTATAAAACCGCACCGCTTCATGATATAGGCAAGGTGGCGATCCGGGATTCCATTTTGCTCAAGGAAGGCCGCCTGTCGGCTGAAGAGTTTGCAGAAATGAAAAAGCATACTATTTATGGAGAAGAGGTGATTGATAAATTGGCAAAAATGGCCGGAGAGCCTATGGCATTTCTGGAATGCGCCAGAGATATGGTGGGGAGCCACCATGAGAGATATGACGGCAGTGGTTATCCCAGAGCGCTGAAGGGGGAGGACATTCCCTTGGCAGGCAGAATTATGGCCGTGGCAGATGTATATGACGCCTTAAGGACAAGTCGTTCCTATAAAAAGGCGCTGGGTCATGAAGAGGCCATGTATATTATGGCCACCGAAGAAGGACGGGAGCGACATTTTGATCCAGACGTCTACGATGCCTTTCTTGCTGTGGAACTGGAGTTTGCCCGCATTGCCGAAGAGCACAGTGCAGGGATTAAGTGA
- a CDS encoding histidine kinase dimerization/phospho-acceptor domain-containing protein has translation MTQDVQLALKVFDVLPLYGVLFDRDGTVITANRAFLNVIGLRKKEIVGMSVEELEPYYVDLKQHLATLAAHGVHTVRGQLVRGDGTRFSVEHTLVHVADTEREIITSISHKVEGLSIGEERREAEKKIEAAKQRKRQFIANINHEIRTPMNAIVGYAEMLADSDIGDQQRRYVETIRKNSSHLIALVNDIMELSKLETGKVKVLRSTVNFHVITEQLLDLFGDQAKEKNLKFTCQVDPALPTYYVLDANHCRQILSNLLSNAIKYTEVGEVALSVSGEKKRATWYELTFCVVDTGRGMTAQEQKKILDLLALQKESVPIYDGKCLGLTLCARLARIMGGDITLESDKGKGSTFRFTMLAPVADETAICDIGPEQRQRQKGKRKKHPVILVVDDMPEMSHLVKIYFTGTAIRVLEACDREKCLEYALNNTPDLILMDLNLAGADGREITRQLRKNPSTKQIPIVAMTGMMLEKNSYKQLFDDFLGKPFHLHELRHVVDKYIQVTPDITQVAHGEEKESAPDIEQITPFWSKELDTIYKEAEMSGSLDVASALGQKMQEQGQQVDSPVLFEMGCKLQRFALDLDIQGVDHFLAILGSLAREE, from the coding sequence GTGACACAGGACGTACAGCTCGCATTGAAGGTATTTGATGTTCTCCCCCTGTATGGGGTACTGTTTGATCGTGACGGCACGGTCATAACAGCGAATAGGGCCTTCCTCAATGTCATTGGACTGCGAAAAAAAGAGATTGTAGGGATGTCAGTCGAGGAACTGGAACCCTATTATGTTGATCTCAAGCAGCATCTCGCTACGCTGGCAGCTCACGGAGTACATACTGTTCGTGGTCAACTGGTCAGAGGAGATGGAACACGTTTTTCTGTCGAGCATACACTCGTACATGTTGCTGATACGGAACGAGAGATTATCACCAGTATAAGTCATAAGGTTGAGGGCCTGAGCATTGGTGAAGAACGGCGTGAGGCTGAGAAAAAAATTGAGGCGGCAAAGCAGCGGAAACGTCAGTTTATCGCCAATATTAATCATGAGATCCGCACCCCAATGAATGCTATTGTGGGGTATGCTGAGATGCTTGCTGACTCAGATATTGGCGACCAGCAACGTCGCTATGTTGAGACTATTCGAAAAAACAGTTCTCATCTTATTGCCCTTGTTAATGATATCATGGAACTCTCCAAGCTGGAGACCGGGAAGGTGAAGGTCCTGAGGTCCACAGTTAATTTCCATGTGATCACAGAGCAGCTCTTGGATCTTTTTGGTGACCAGGCCAAAGAGAAAAATCTCAAATTTACCTGTCAGGTGGATCCGGCCCTGCCGACATACTATGTTCTTGATGCAAATCATTGCCGTCAGATTTTGAGCAATCTCCTCAGTAATGCTATAAAATATACAGAGGTAGGGGAGGTTGCACTGTCTGTCTCTGGAGAAAAGAAAAGAGCAACATGGTATGAGTTGACCTTCTGTGTGGTTGATACCGGTCGGGGAATGACAGCGCAGGAACAAAAGAAGATTCTGGACTTGCTTGCCCTGCAAAAAGAAAGTGTTCCTATTTATGATGGAAAATGCCTTGGCCTGACCCTCTGTGCCCGTCTTGCCCGCATCATGGGTGGCGATATTACGTTGGAAAGCGATAAGGGTAAGGGGAGTACCTTTCGTTTTACCATGCTGGCCCCGGTAGCCGATGAAACAGCGATTTGTGATATTGGCCCGGAACAACGCCAGAGACAAAAGGGGAAGAGGAAAAAGCACCCTGTCATTCTTGTGGTTGATGATATGCCGGAGATGTCTCATTTGGTCAAAATATACTTCACTGGCACGGCAATCAGGGTTCTTGAGGCGTGTGATCGTGAGAAATGCCTGGAGTATGCATTGAATAATACCCCGGATCTGATTCTCATGGATCTTAATTTGGCGGGTGCTGATGGCCGGGAGATAACCCGGCAACTGCGAAAGAACCCAAGCACAAAGCAGATACCGATTGTTGCTATGACAGGTATGATGCTGGAAAAAAATTCCTATAAGCAACTTTTTGATGATTTTCTCGGGAAACCATTTCATCTCCATGAATTACGTCATGTAGTAGATAAGTATATTCAGGTAACGCCAGACATAACCCAGGTAGCTCATGGAGAAGAAAAGGAATCAGCTCCAGATATAGAGCAGATTACACCGTTCTGGAGCAAAGAACTTGACACGATCTATAAAGAGGCTGAAATGAGTGGCAGTCTGGATGTCGCTTCGGCGCTTGGGCAAAAAATGCAGGAGCAGGGACAGCAGGTCGATTCACCGGTCCTCTTTGAAATGGGCTGTAAATTGCAACGGTTTGCTCTTGATCTCGATATTCAGGGGGTGGATCATTTCTTGGCAATCCTGGGGTCTCTCGCAAGGGAAGAGTGA
- the argJ gene encoding bifunctional glutamate N-acetyltransferase/amino-acid acetyltransferase ArgJ, translated as MKVKGFTAAAVQAGIRYQGRLDLGLIYSEVPAVTVGMFTTNTVQAAPVVLGKKRLLNGKAQAVLVNSGNANACTGEQGMEAALRTGGLAADALAIDEELVQVASTGVIGEQLNTDPFVRAVPELVSSLREDGFDDLAQAIMTTDTVPKTSSASVEINGVEVNLLGVAKGAGMIMPDMATMLCFVVTDAQIPFSVLNAIVSAGVEQSFNLITVDGDTSTNDTVLVMANGAAETPWLDEENQDGVKIFTEALHKIFKDLALQIVSDGEGTTKVVTIRVVGARSKDEAMSGAQTIANSALVKTAFFGEDANWGRIIAALGRSGCQFQPERVSIAFDHVVMVKNGLGCGKEAEKKASKVLQQKEFTVTVDLRDGSERAEVFTTDLTCDYVKINADYRS; from the coding sequence ATGAAGGTCAAAGGGTTTACAGCAGCTGCTGTTCAGGCAGGCATTCGTTATCAGGGGCGACTTGATCTCGGCCTGATTTATTCCGAGGTTCCGGCTGTGACCGTCGGCATGTTTACCACAAATACTGTTCAGGCTGCCCCTGTGGTGCTGGGCAAAAAACGTCTGCTCAACGGTAAGGCCCAGGCAGTGTTGGTGAACAGCGGCAACGCCAATGCCTGCACTGGTGAACAGGGTATGGAAGCGGCATTGCGTACGGGAGGCCTGGCCGCTGATGCCTTGGCCATTGATGAAGAATTGGTCCAGGTGGCCTCTACTGGCGTTATTGGTGAGCAGCTGAATACGGATCCCTTTGTTCGGGCGGTGCCCGAGCTTGTCTCCTCATTGAGGGAAGATGGCTTTGATGATCTTGCCCAGGCGATTATGACCACAGATACTGTGCCGAAGACCTCTTCTGCTAGTGTGGAAATCAATGGGGTTGAGGTGAATTTACTTGGCGTTGCCAAAGGGGCTGGTATGATCATGCCGGATATGGCAACTATGCTCTGCTTTGTTGTGACCGATGCCCAAATTCCTTTTTCTGTGCTGAATGCGATCGTTAGTGCCGGGGTCGAACAGTCATTCAATCTGATAACAGTGGATGGGGATACCTCAACCAATGACACCGTGCTGGTTATGGCGAACGGTGCTGCGGAAACTCCTTGGCTTGATGAAGAAAATCAGGATGGCGTCAAGATTTTCACTGAAGCATTGCATAAGATTTTTAAAGACCTTGCCTTGCAGATCGTTTCAGACGGGGAAGGAACAACCAAGGTGGTCACTATTCGAGTGGTTGGCGCACGAAGCAAGGATGAGGCTATGAGCGGTGCCCAGACCATTGCCAACTCAGCCCTGGTTAAGACAGCTTTTTTTGGTGAGGATGCGAACTGGGGCCGAATTATAGCAGCGCTTGGTCGATCGGGATGTCAGTTTCAGCCGGAGCGGGTTTCTATAGCCTTTGATCATGTCGTTATGGTTAAGAATGGCCTAGGCTGCGGAAAAGAAGCTGAAAAGAAAGCTTCTAAGGTGTTGCAGCAAAAAGAATTTACCGTTACTGTCGATCTGAGGGACGGAAGCGAACGTGCGGAAGTGTTTACCACAGATTTGACCTGTGACTACGTGAAGATTAATGCTGATTATCGATCCTGA